In the genome of Aspergillus luchuensis IFO 4308 DNA, chromosome 2, nearly complete sequence, one region contains:
- a CDS encoding ketoreductase (BUSCO:EOG0926310O;~COG:I;~EggNog:ENOG410PFH9;~InterPro:IPR002347,IPR027533,IPR036291,IPR020904;~PFAM:PF00106,PF13561;~TransMembrane:3 (o29-55i201-220o297-319i);~go_component: GO:0005783 - endoplasmic reticulum [Evidence IEA];~go_function: GO:0016491 - oxidoreductase activity [Evidence IEA];~go_function: GO:0045703 - ketoreductase activity [Evidence IEA];~go_process: GO:0030497 - fatty acid elongation [Evidence IEA];~go_process: GO:0055114 - oxidation-reduction process [Evidence IEA]), translating to MEFLTKHLDCLSNFQLNLQPGWQTVGASALLAAGSLFVVSRALVFVRVLLSLFVLPGKPLRSFGPKGSWAVVTGASDGLGKEFALQLARADFNILLVSRTASKLDTLSNEITSKFPSVQTKTLAMDFARNDDSDYEKLKELVDELDVSVLVNNVGKSHSIPTPFALTPEDEMTDIVTINCLGTLRATQLVVPGMMQRKRGLVLTMGSFGGLLPTPLLATYSGSKAFLQQWSTSLGSELEPYGITVELVQAYLITSAMSKIRRTSATIPDPRSFVKSVLTKIGRNGGSPTYAYSSSPYWSHGLMAWFLTCVTGTMGKIVVGQNKGMHESIRKRALRKAEREKGKKST from the exons ATGGAGTTTCTGACAAAGCATCTGGACTGTCTGTCCAACTTCCAGTTGAACCTGCAGCCTGGCTGGCAGACCGTGGGCGCCTCGGCTCTTCTCGCCGCTGGCAGCTTGTTCGTCGTCTCTCGCGCACTCGTTTTCGTCAGGGTCCTCTTGAGCTTGTTTGTGCTCCCTGGCAAGCCT ctccgcTCCTTCGGCCCTAAGGGCAGCTGGGCCGTGGTCACAGGTGCCTCCGATGGACTCGGCAAGGAATTTGCTCTTCAGCTCGCCCGCGCTGacttcaacatcctcctcgttTCCCGTACCGCCTCCAAGCTCGATACCCTTTCCAATGAGATCACATCCAAGTTCCCGTCCGTGCAGACCAAGACCCTGGCGATGGACTTCGCCCGCAACGACGACAGCGACTacgagaagctgaaggaaCTGGTGGACGAATTGGACGTGTCCGTTCTGGTCAACAACGTTGGAAAGAGTCACAGCATCCCTACTCCCTTCGCTCTGACTCCCGAGGATGAGATGACTGATATCGTGACCATCAACTGCCTGGGTACCTTGCGGGCAACCCAGCTGGTCGTTCCGGGTATGATGCAGCGCAAGCGCGGATTGGTCTTGACTATGGGCTCGTTCGGTGGACTTCTCCCCACCCCTCTTCTGGCTACCTACTCCGGCAGCAAGGCTTTCCTGCAGCAATGGTCCACTTCCCTTGGTTCGGAACTCGAGCCCTACGGAATTACTGTCGAGTTGGTCCAGGCCTACCTTATTACCTCTGCTATGTCCAAGATCCGCCGGACTAGTGCTACGATCCCCGACCCCCGCTCATTCGTGAAGTCGGTCTTGACTAAGATCGGCCGCAATGGCGGATCTCCCACGTACGCGTACAGCTCTTCCCCCTACTGGAGCCACGGATTGATGGCCTGGTTCTTGACCTGCGTTACCGGGACCATGGGCAAGATTGTCGTTGGCCAGAACAAGGGCATGCACGAGTCTATCCGGAAGCGTGCTCTGCGCAAGGCCGAGCgcgagaagggcaagaagagcaCCTAA
- the ERG28 gene encoding Erg28 family protein (BUSCO:EOG092655IF;~COG:S;~EggNog:ENOG410PQX8;~InterPro:IPR005352;~PFAM:PF03694;~TransMembrane:3 (i49-66o144-163i170-188o);~go_component: GO:0016021 - integral component of membrane [Evidence IEA]) encodes MGGAKTPQADRPRPLQRSNILIAIISLSQPIDPPQLYLSAANSVKLSGVQLRIVIMAALLSYLPPFEGLLPKWLFLVSVVSAANSIQAYRSESYAADLYNGKTAEGRPHTNALSSRTFGTWTFLSSVVRIYAAYNLNNPAVYDLALWTFGIALAHFVGEWLGFGSAQLKGRFVSPLIVASSTLVWMLTQREAYLAA; translated from the exons ATGGGCGGTGCCAAGACCCCCCAAGCGGACAGACCTCGGCCACTCCAAAGAAGCAATATCCTCATCGCAATTATCAGTCTTTCCCAACCAATTGATCCTCCACAACTCTATCTCTCTGCAGCCAATTCTGTCAAACTCTCCGGAGTACAACTTCGCATAGTTATCATGGCCGCTCTTCTCTCCTACCTCCCCCCCTTCGAGGGTCTGCTGCCCAAATGGCTCTTCTTG GTCTCCGTCGTCTCCGCCGCAAACAGCATCCAAGCCTACCGATCGGAGTCCTATGCCGCAGATCTCTACAACGGAAAAACTGCTGAAGGTCGCCCGCACACCAACGCCCTCTCTTCTCGGACTTTCGGCACATggactttcctttcctccgtAGTCCGCATTTACGCCGCCTacaacctcaacaacccGGCTGTCTATGATCTCGCGCTCTGGACTTTTGGCATTGCCCTGGCACACTTTGTCGGCGAGTGGTTGGGCTTCGGTAGTGCGCAGCTTAAGGGTCGCTTCGTTAGCCCTTTGATTGTTGCTTCGTCCACGCTGGTTTGGATGTTGACGCAGAGGGAGGCGTATCTGGCTGCTTAG
- a CDS encoding F-box protein (COG:S;~EggNog:ENOG410PQDY;~InterPro:IPR001810,IPR036047;~PFAM:PF00646,PF12937;~go_function: GO:0005515 - protein binding [Evidence IEA]) encodes MDDGHSKLHLYSLPNEVLAQILSSFSTRSLISWATVSRRFHALVLRILHYRLLIGAPLHEYKLILECFHPSSKLTEPHVFCTYLDTDGLDQLNGRSGSLYENPDTAQQLGRLSSVYARFRPEVAVEERSSGTRLVPLRDDEQDPDRDNLVVTRPINLDNSENFSQLCVVVNIVKVMPGTNLLLSAHNVEDGVIRVFRDWLKDEEKRIREFVPDGTEPSQMLWVDQSKSVGIKVRVKAKPLMNQNVPILIHRDDDQFTSYELLIEELHIRAVRLLRTLEKSQEEQQNYYKAVVITPTLR; translated from the exons ATGGACGACGGCCATTCAAAGCTTCACCTTTactccctccccaacgaA GTCCTCGCTCAAATTctatcctccttctcgacgcGATCCCTCATCTCTTGGGCGACAGTCTCCCGCCGCTTCCACGCCCTCGTCCTGCGGATCCTACATTATCGTCTGCTCATCGGCGCTCCTTTGCATGAATATAAACTCATCCTAGAATGCTTTCACCCGAGCTCAAAGCTAACCGAGCCTCATGTATTCTGCACATACCTTGACACCGATGGTTTAGATCAACTTAACGGGAGGAGTGGTTCGCTTTATGAGAATCCCGACACGGCCCAGCAACTGGGAAGACTGAGTTCGGTGTATGCTCGGTTCCGCCCTGAAGTCGCGGTAGAAGAAAGATCGAGCGGAACAAGGCTAGTACCCCTTAGAG ACGATGAGCAAGACCCCGACCGAGACAACTTGGTTGTCACGCGCCCTATCAACCTCGATAACTCTGAAAACTTTTCTCAGTTATGTGTGGTCGTAAATATCGTGAAGGTCATGCCGGGTACAAATCTGCTCCTGAGTGCACACAATGTCGAGGACGGGGTAATCAGGGTATTCCGCGACTGGctgaaagatgaagagaagcgaATCCGTGAATTCGTACCAGATGGTACAGAGCCTTCGCAAATGCTATGGGTTGATCAGAGCAAGAGTGTCGGGATTAAAGTACGGGTCAAGGCAAAACCGCTAATGAATCAAAATGTGCCAATTCTCATCCATCGCGACGACGACCAATTCACGAGCTATGAATTGTTGATTGAAG AATTACATATACGCGCTGTTCGCTTACTCCGGACTCTGGAAAAGTCACAGGAGGAACAgcagaattattataaagctgTAGTTATAACCCCGACTCTCAGATAG
- the GAL7 gene encoding UDP-glucose:hexose-1-phosphate uridylyltransferase (COG:C;~EggNog:ENOG410PFUG;~InterPro:IPR001937,IPR019779,IPR005849,IPR005850, IPR036265;~PFAM:PF01087,PF02744;~go_function: GO:0008108 - UDP-glucose:hexose-1-phosphate uridylyltransferase activity [Evidence IEA];~go_function: GO:0008270 - zinc ion binding [Evidence IEA];~go_process: GO:0006012 - galactose metabolic process [Evidence IEA];~go_process: GO:0033499 - galactose catabolic process via UDP-galactose [Evidence IEA]) translates to MVENVLDDISHRRFNPLRGSYILVSPHRTKRPWQGQQESPSKTTLPTYDPACYLCPGNKRAQGDTNPKYEKTFVFVNDYSAVKEEQAPYTPEGGEDLESFFLKAEPVTGKCYVLTFSAAHNLTLADLSPAEIAPVIDAWTEIYTAHLSPKSPLAAVAPATTLPPNSPTASLTKPKEQYRYMQIFENKGAAMGCSNPHPHGQVWTTSSLPEEPAMELEQLKKYRRENGGKHMLEAYAALESRKQERVVFENDAFLVVCPWWAVWPFETMIVSKTHKRALVDLNSSEKVQLAEAIAEVTRRYDNLFETHFPYSMGIHQAPLDGTEEEIESSYLHLHFYPPLLRSATVRKFLVGYEMMGEPQRDITPEQAAARLRGCGGELYRKKMD, encoded by the exons ATGGTTGAAAACGTTCTGGACGATATCTCTCATCGGAGATTTAATCCTCTTCGAGGATCCTACATTCTGGTCTCCCCGCATCGGACCAAGCGCCCCTGGCA AGGACAGCAGGAGAGCCCCTCTAAAACTACCTTGCCAACCTACGACCCCGCTTGCTATCTCTGCCCCGGAAACAAGCGCGCGCAGGGCGATACTAACCCCAAGTATGAGAAAACATTCGTCTTCGTAAACGACTACAGTGCGGTCAAGGAAGAACAAGCGCCGTATACCCCTGAAGGTGGCGAGG ACCTTGAATCATTCTTTCTCAAGGCAGAGCCTGTCACCGGTAAATGCTATGTGCTTACCTTCTCTGCGGCCCACAACCTCACCTTGGCCGATCTTTCGCCTGCCGAGATCGCGCCTGTCATTGACGCTTGGACCGAGATTTACACTGCCCATTTGTCTCCAAAGTCGCCATTGGCTGCTGTAGCTCCAGCGACCACTCTGCCCCCTAACTCCCCGACCGCTAGCTTGACCAAGCCTAAGGAGCAGTATCGCTACATGCAGATCTTCGAGAACAAGGGTGCCGCCATGGGGTGCTCaaaccctcatcctcacgGTCAGGTCTGGACTACCAGCTCTTTGCCCGAAGAACCGGCTATGGAACTcgagcagctgaagaagtacCGCCGGGAGAATGGTGGCAAGCACATGTTGGAAGCTTATGCTGCTCTCGAAAGCCGGAAACAGGAACGCGTGGTGTTTGAGAACGATGCCTTCCTAGTTGTCTGCCCCTGGTGGGCTGTCTGGCCTTTCGAGACCATGATTGTCAGCAAGACCCACAAGCGCGCCCTGGTCGACCTAAATAGCAGCGAGAAGGTACAGCTGGCGGAAGCCATTGCCGAAGTTACCAGACGGTACGACAACCTGTTCGAAACGCACTTCCCGTACAGCATGGGTATCCACCAGGCACCACTTGACGGAACCGAGGAGGAAATCGAGTCGTCATATCTTCACCTTCACTTCTATCCCCCGCTATTGCGCAGTGCCACTGTGCGCAAATTCTTGGTCGG GTATGAAATGATGGGCGAGCCTCAGCGCGACATTACACCCGAGCAAGCGGCCGCGAGGTTGCgaggctgcggaggagagctctacaggaagaagatggactAA